One window of the Thermasporomyces composti genome contains the following:
- a CDS encoding Swt1 family HEPN domain-containing protein encodes MAISNRERIGRGLEILAAGLERFVDDAMTAAVPAGRDWLEMLAARDETRHGAAKTYDKRDPRLLLRVITEEWRVFKDKLSRTEQSFATELREVGNRWAHNAPFSPDDTYRALDTMERLLIAAGALGHAEQVRKLRLDHQRAQYEAETRRALRSSMPDVPGTGLKPWREVITPHEDVATGRYDAAEFAADLYMVATGSTDVGPEYRDPVEFFQRTYLTDGLRDLIERAARRIAGDRNASPIINLQTNFGGGKTHSMLALYHLFSGTPVTAFPQEVQDALEGITLPGPGQVRRVALVGTRLMPAPGETSVKEDGTEVRTIWGELAWQLGGRAAYDIVAEADRTATNPGTALHELIAAHTPCLILIDEWVAYARQLYGRDDLPAGTFDTQFTFAQTLTETVKAIKGALLVISIPASDTPTGPDGTGGSDLEVGGPNGQKALERLQNVVRRIAHPWRPATGEESFEIVRRRLFEPPDADAQRDIAAVARRFVEFYSQHRDEFPRQFGEIAYEERIRRAYPIHPELFDRLYQDWSTLERFQRTRGVLRLISKVVHELWRSQDASPLIMPGSVPLMLNTVSGELTQYLPDAWKPIIDADIDGDGSTPVEIDTQRPAFGERALTRRIARTIFIGSAPTLRSAHKGIERQHIWAGVAVPGDTVGNFGSALEVLSQRATYLYVDNARYWYDTQASVTRTAQDYADRLREHPEAVWAELVERLGRERRTAGDFATVHACPDDTGSVPDSEEAKLVILHPRDKHVRNGDDSPAMRFARQCLETRGTAPRTNRNMVVFLAPDDRRLEELDEAVRDLLAWRYICERVTELNLAPQQAAMAQRRRDDADDTVKRRIAETYIWVLVPDQPDPAGPVTLRALRAESARDGLGPRVSARLRQEGLLTSTYAPRNIRMELDGLLSVVWSHGHVSVGDLWAYYCRHPYLTRLRDRSVLDDAVRAVLNEITWEQEGFALAEGFDETSGRYKGLTIPHEGTFGPITDSTLLVLPAIARQQQEAERAAATVSTVTGGAEVGAAEGTTTSVRPAPDEADQSPRPEPPSPQNVRFFGVMQLNPERYGRDLTRIAQEILQHLAAAEGAQLQVRVEISAVKPDGFPDDKVRIVTENARTLKFEQFGFEND; translated from the coding sequence ATGGCCATCAGCAACCGGGAACGGATTGGCAGGGGCCTGGAGATCCTGGCGGCCGGGCTTGAGCGTTTCGTTGACGACGCGATGACCGCTGCGGTGCCGGCTGGGCGCGATTGGCTGGAGATGCTGGCCGCCCGCGACGAAACGAGGCACGGCGCGGCGAAGACATACGACAAGCGCGATCCTCGGCTGCTGCTGCGCGTGATAACCGAAGAGTGGCGGGTCTTTAAGGACAAGCTTTCGCGCACGGAGCAGTCGTTTGCCACCGAGCTGCGCGAGGTTGGCAACCGCTGGGCGCACAACGCTCCGTTCAGCCCGGACGACACGTACCGTGCCCTGGACACCATGGAACGCCTCCTGATAGCCGCTGGTGCGCTCGGACACGCCGAGCAGGTACGCAAGCTGCGACTGGATCACCAGCGGGCGCAGTACGAGGCGGAGACCCGGCGAGCGCTCCGATCGAGCATGCCGGACGTGCCTGGTACTGGGCTCAAGCCCTGGCGGGAGGTCATCACACCACACGAGGACGTGGCCACAGGGCGCTACGACGCCGCCGAGTTCGCCGCCGACCTCTACATGGTCGCGACCGGCAGCACTGACGTGGGTCCGGAGTACCGGGACCCTGTCGAGTTCTTCCAACGTACCTACCTAACCGATGGGCTGCGGGACCTCATCGAGCGGGCCGCGCGCCGGATCGCCGGCGATAGGAACGCCAGCCCCATCATCAACCTGCAGACCAACTTCGGCGGTGGCAAGACTCACTCCATGCTGGCGCTCTACCACCTGTTCTCTGGTACGCCAGTCACCGCCTTCCCGCAGGAGGTGCAGGACGCGCTCGAGGGGATCACTCTTCCCGGCCCTGGCCAGGTGCGCAGGGTGGCGCTGGTCGGCACTCGGCTCATGCCTGCCCCTGGTGAAACGAGTGTCAAAGAGGATGGCACCGAGGTTCGCACTATCTGGGGCGAGCTGGCCTGGCAGCTCGGCGGGCGAGCCGCGTACGACATCGTCGCCGAGGCGGACCGTACCGCCACCAACCCCGGCACCGCGCTGCACGAGCTCATCGCCGCGCACACCCCCTGCCTCATCCTCATCGACGAGTGGGTGGCGTACGCTCGTCAGCTCTACGGCCGCGACGACCTGCCTGCTGGGACGTTCGACACCCAGTTCACGTTCGCGCAGACCCTCACCGAGACCGTCAAGGCCATCAAGGGCGCGCTGTTGGTGATCTCGATCCCAGCATCGGATACCCCGACCGGTCCGGACGGTACGGGTGGAAGCGACTTGGAGGTCGGAGGCCCCAACGGGCAGAAGGCGCTGGAACGCCTGCAGAACGTCGTCCGCCGCATCGCCCATCCATGGCGGCCGGCTACCGGCGAGGAGTCGTTCGAGATCGTCCGCCGGCGGCTTTTCGAGCCGCCCGATGCGGACGCCCAGCGGGACATCGCCGCGGTTGCCCGGCGGTTCGTCGAGTTCTACTCCCAGCACCGGGACGAGTTTCCTCGCCAGTTCGGGGAGATCGCCTACGAGGAGCGGATTCGTCGGGCGTACCCCATCCACCCGGAGCTGTTCGACCGGCTCTACCAGGACTGGTCCACACTCGAGCGTTTCCAGCGCACTCGAGGCGTCCTGCGGTTGATCAGCAAGGTGGTGCACGAGCTGTGGCGGTCACAGGACGCGAGCCCGCTCATCATGCCCGGCTCGGTGCCGTTGATGCTCAACACCGTCTCCGGTGAGTTGACCCAGTACCTACCCGACGCCTGGAAACCGATCATTGACGCGGACATCGACGGTGACGGCTCCACCCCGGTCGAGATCGACACACAGCGGCCCGCGTTTGGTGAGCGTGCGCTGACCCGCCGCATCGCCCGCACGATCTTCATCGGATCCGCACCTACTCTGCGCAGCGCTCACAAGGGCATCGAACGTCAGCACATCTGGGCCGGCGTGGCGGTGCCCGGCGACACCGTCGGCAACTTCGGGTCGGCGTTGGAGGTGCTCAGCCAGCGCGCCACCTACCTCTACGTCGACAACGCGCGCTACTGGTATGACACGCAGGCATCGGTCACCAGAACCGCGCAGGACTACGCCGACCGGCTGCGTGAGCACCCCGAGGCGGTTTGGGCTGAGCTGGTCGAGCGGCTTGGTCGTGAGCGTCGCACGGCTGGCGACTTCGCCACGGTCCACGCCTGCCCAGACGACACCGGCTCGGTGCCCGACAGCGAGGAGGCCAAGCTGGTCATCCTGCACCCGCGGGACAAGCACGTGCGCAATGGTGACGACTCGCCGGCGATGCGGTTCGCCCGGCAGTGTTTGGAGACCCGCGGAACGGCGCCACGGACCAACCGCAACATGGTCGTGTTCCTCGCCCCGGACGACCGGCGCCTGGAGGAGTTGGACGAGGCCGTGCGCGACCTGCTCGCGTGGCGGTACATCTGTGAGCGGGTCACCGAGCTGAACCTGGCGCCACAGCAGGCGGCGATGGCGCAGCGCCGTCGCGACGACGCCGACGACACGGTGAAGCGGCGCATCGCCGAGACGTACATCTGGGTGCTCGTACCGGACCAACCGGATCCGGCCGGGCCGGTGACTCTGCGGGCGCTCCGGGCGGAGAGTGCGAGGGACGGGCTCGGACCGCGCGTCTCCGCGAGGCTCCGCCAGGAAGGACTCCTCACCAGTACCTACGCGCCTCGCAACATCCGGATGGAGCTGGACGGTCTGCTTTCGGTGGTGTGGTCCCACGGCCACGTTTCGGTAGGAGACCTGTGGGCGTACTACTGCCGCCACCCGTACCTCACTCGGCTGCGCGACCGTTCGGTGCTCGACGACGCGGTACGGGCCGTGCTCAATGAAATCACCTGGGAGCAGGAGGGCTTCGCGCTCGCTGAAGGCTTCGACGAGACATCAGGCCGTTACAAGGGTCTGACTATCCCGCACGAAGGAACCTTCGGGCCGATCACCGACTCGACCTTGCTGGTCCTGCCAGCCATCGCGCGTCAACAGCAAGAGGCCGAACGAGCTGCGGCGACCGTCAGTACCGTCACGGGTGGTGCGGAAGTCGGCGCCGCAGAGGGCACGACCACTTCCGTCCGTCCTGCTCCTGACGAGGCCGATCAGTCACCCCGTCCCGAGCCACCGTCCCCGCAGAACGTTCGCTTCTTCGGCGTCATGCAGCTGAACCCCGAACGCTACGGCCGCGACCTCACCCGCATCGCACAAGAGATCCTGCAGCACCTAGCCGCCGCCGAGGGAGCTCAGCTGCAGGTACGAGTGGAGATCAGCGCCGTGAAGCCCGACGGATTTCCAGATGACAAGGTTCGCATCGTGACCGAGAACGCCAGAACCCTCAAGTTCGAACAGTTTGGTTTTGAGAACGACTGA
- a CDS encoding DUF1156 domain-containing protein — MSTTQAPVKRKLIEVALPLEAINRESAREKSIRHGHPSTLHLWWARRPLAACRAVLFAQLVDDPSAHPDRFPTEELQAKERRRLFDLIERLVKWENSNDETLLREAREEIAKCFDGKPPTILDPFAGGGSIPLEAQRLGLEAHASDLNPVAVLINKALIEIPPKFAGRPPVFPGAAESRMGEWPRATGLAEDVRRYGEWIRDEAEKRIGYMYPKAKLPDGSEANVIAWIWARTVTCPNPACGIRMPLVRSWWLGKKKGKEAYVVPKVVDGRVEFSIGHDPAHAPTKDNDGTVTRNGAVCVACKTAVPLSYVRAEGKAKRMGAQLMAIVAEGDRRRVYLPPNSEHEAAADVPIPAEVPDTELPEAALGFRVQGYGITRHADLFTPRQLTALNTFCDIVKEAREKVLADALAAGMPEGDRLEAGGADAAAYADAVSVYLAFLVSRLADLGNRLCGWEPVAECPRHLFGRQAIPMTWDFAEGSPLGESSGSVAVLIDGAIRAIESRPFAPPAARPGRVTCADAARRPYDSMLVSTDPPYYDNVGYADLADFFYVWLRRCLARVLPSVLGTMLTPKEAELVADPFRRGDKAAATRYFEKGFVRVFDLIRRGGVPTTPITIFYAFKQTEKSHEGAASTGWEALLEGLIHSGWEVTGTWPMRTENASRLRGQDSNALASSVVLACRPRPEDAPPSTRRAFLAALKGELPSRLKELQQASIAPVDLAQAAIGPGMAIFSRYAKVVEPDGSKMTVRTALTLINEALDEVLAEQEGDFDTDTRFCVRWFQQFGWDEQPYGRADELSRATNTSVDGLVRGGIFWSRAGKARLLEPSELSENWDPAGDDRISVWEVVLRLAKALDEKGVDEAARLMATAGRRVDLDAAKELAYLLYSICEKKNWSRTGLLFNNLGTSWTDVSAATRTGGALTPPSAQTQLDFGTDEE; from the coding sequence GTGAGCACGACGCAAGCGCCGGTCAAGCGCAAGCTCATTGAGGTGGCGTTGCCGCTGGAGGCGATTAACCGGGAGTCGGCACGGGAGAAGTCGATCCGGCACGGCCACCCGTCGACGCTGCACCTGTGGTGGGCGAGACGACCATTGGCTGCCTGCCGAGCGGTGCTGTTCGCTCAGCTCGTCGACGATCCGTCCGCGCACCCGGACCGGTTCCCCACCGAGGAGCTCCAGGCCAAAGAACGGCGGCGACTGTTCGATCTCATAGAGCGCCTGGTGAAGTGGGAGAACAGTAACGATGAGACGCTTCTCCGTGAGGCGCGCGAGGAGATCGCGAAGTGCTTCGACGGCAAGCCACCGACGATTCTCGATCCCTTCGCTGGCGGCGGCTCGATCCCGCTCGAGGCGCAGCGGCTCGGCCTGGAGGCGCACGCCAGCGACCTGAACCCAGTGGCGGTGTTGATCAATAAGGCGTTGATCGAAATTCCGCCAAAGTTCGCTGGCCGGCCGCCGGTGTTCCCAGGCGCAGCGGAGTCACGCATGGGAGAGTGGCCACGGGCGACTGGGCTAGCCGAGGACGTGCGCCGGTACGGGGAGTGGATTCGCGACGAGGCCGAGAAGCGCATCGGGTACATGTATCCGAAAGCGAAGCTGCCCGACGGCAGTGAGGCGAATGTGATCGCCTGGATCTGGGCGCGCACAGTCACCTGTCCCAACCCCGCCTGCGGCATCCGTATGCCTCTAGTCCGATCGTGGTGGCTCGGCAAGAAGAAGGGCAAGGAGGCGTACGTCGTCCCGAAGGTGGTCGACGGCCGGGTCGAGTTTTCGATCGGTCACGACCCTGCGCATGCGCCGACGAAGGACAACGATGGCACGGTCACCCGCAACGGTGCGGTCTGCGTGGCGTGTAAGACGGCTGTACCGCTGTCCTATGTACGCGCCGAGGGCAAGGCAAAGCGGATGGGTGCGCAGCTGATGGCGATCGTCGCTGAAGGTGACCGCCGCCGCGTCTACCTCCCGCCCAACTCGGAACACGAAGCTGCCGCTGACGTCCCCATCCCTGCCGAAGTCCCCGATACCGAACTCCCGGAAGCGGCGCTCGGTTTCCGGGTCCAGGGATACGGCATTACCCGGCACGCCGACTTGTTCACTCCGCGCCAGTTGACCGCGCTCAACACTTTTTGCGACATTGTTAAAGAGGCCCGTGAGAAGGTTCTCGCCGACGCACTTGCCGCCGGAATGCCAGAGGGCGACCGCCTCGAAGCGGGCGGCGCTGACGCGGCTGCCTACGCGGACGCGGTTAGCGTATATTTGGCGTTTCTCGTTAGTCGACTGGCTGATCTTGGCAATCGCCTGTGCGGCTGGGAGCCTGTAGCGGAATGTCCCCGCCACCTCTTCGGTAGGCAGGCTATCCCGATGACCTGGGACTTCGCCGAGGGATCGCCACTTGGCGAGTCGTCGGGCTCCGTAGCCGTACTAATCGATGGCGCGATCAGGGCGATAGAGAGCCGACCATTCGCGCCACCCGCAGCTCGACCGGGAAGGGTCACTTGTGCTGACGCCGCACGTCGCCCCTATGACTCCATGCTGGTTTCCACAGACCCTCCCTACTACGACAACGTCGGTTATGCCGACCTCGCCGACTTTTTCTATGTGTGGCTGCGCCGATGCCTAGCGCGGGTCCTGCCGTCGGTTCTTGGGACGATGTTGACTCCAAAAGAAGCCGAGCTCGTCGCAGATCCCTTCCGCCGGGGTGACAAGGCAGCTGCTACTAGATACTTTGAGAAAGGCTTCGTCCGTGTATTTGACCTAATACGGCGTGGGGGTGTGCCTACCACGCCGATCACCATCTTCTATGCATTCAAGCAGACCGAGAAGAGTCATGAGGGAGCCGCGAGTACGGGTTGGGAAGCCCTTCTCGAAGGGTTGATCCATTCCGGATGGGAAGTGACTGGCACATGGCCCATGCGGACGGAGAATGCTTCACGGTTGCGCGGACAAGACTCTAACGCGCTGGCGTCGTCCGTTGTCTTGGCGTGCCGTCCACGGCCGGAGGATGCGCCACCGTCAACTCGGCGGGCATTCCTAGCTGCATTGAAGGGGGAGCTTCCGAGTCGGCTCAAGGAGCTGCAGCAGGCTAGCATCGCGCCGGTAGACCTGGCGCAGGCGGCGATCGGGCCGGGCATGGCGATCTTCTCCCGGTACGCGAAGGTTGTCGAGCCGGATGGCTCCAAAATGACCGTGCGCACCGCACTGACGCTCATCAACGAGGCACTGGATGAGGTGCTGGCGGAGCAGGAGGGTGACTTTGACACGGACACCCGGTTCTGCGTGCGTTGGTTTCAGCAGTTCGGCTGGGATGAGCAGCCGTACGGGCGCGCCGACGAGCTGTCACGTGCCACTAACACATCGGTCGACGGGCTTGTTCGTGGCGGGATTTTCTGGTCACGGGCAGGCAAGGCGCGACTGCTTGAGCCCTCCGAGCTGTCGGAGAACTGGGATCCGGCCGGCGATGACCGGATCAGTGTGTGGGAGGTCGTGCTACGGCTGGCCAAAGCGCTCGACGAGAAGGGCGTAGATGAGGCAGCCCGGTTGATGGCTACAGCCGGCCGACGGGTCGACTTGGACGCCGCCAAGGAGTTGGCGTACCTGCTCTATTCGATCTGCGAGAAGAAGAACTGGAGTAGGACCGGTCTGCTGTTCAACAACCTCGGTACTTCGTGGACGGACGTGTCCGCGGCGACCCGGACCGGCGGTGCGCTCACGCCGCCATCGGCCCAGACCCAGCTGGACTTCGGCACGGACGAGGAGTGA
- a CDS encoding helicase-related protein, with protein MGSADDSLPHSNSEPTLNGRHGDQEPRRVKLEALTPGTRVSGVVVNQPVTVVDVVWHGSNAITLTYRDPSGQTHQRLLYRDHESILSLEEASRPYAFDGDPALFRLAAEALRIRMAAQFDPMLAVTTSDLEPLPHQIKAVYGELLPRTPLRFLLADDPGAGKTIMAGLYIKELMLRGDLARCLIVAPGSLVEQWQEELLDRFELRFELLTRSMVEASLDESVFDKVPLLIARMDQLSRAEDLKQQLERSDWDLVVVDEAHRMSAHYFGTELKTTKRYELGRLLGRVTRHFLLMTATPHTGKQEDFQLFMALLDADRFEGRYRDGVHSVDTDGLMRRMVKEELVTFEGKPLFPERIAETLRYQLSPFERELYEAVTQYVREEMNRADQLKAEGEGRRGNTVGFALTVLQRRLASSPEAILRSLERRRRRLEQRRQQLYAERGAGETNLERRLALLLGRVSDGTEVVPDEVTEDMLEDLTGDEREELEEKLVDTASAARTLAELDAEIKILAGLEELAQRVRWSGTDKKWTELRSLLLDNSSMYDTDGSRRKIIIFTEHRDTLNYLVDQIQDLLGRDDAVIAIHGGVRREARRAAQERFTNDKDAVVLVATDAAGEGLNLQRAHLMVNYDLPWNPNRIDQRFGRIHRIGQREVCRLWNLVADDTREGAVFLRLLAKVEEQRRAYQGKVFDVLGRAFEGRSLREVLIEAIRYGDQPEVRERLNQVIDAEPRRAMEKLISERALHHDVLAEADVQELRLRMEEARIRRLQPHYVQAFFSEVFRLLGGVMSAREAGRYEISHVPGEVRDRDRQIGTGPPVLRSYARVCFDRKYIQPPGKSKAALIAPGHPLLDSVVDVVIERYGTLLKQGALLIDGTDPGEEPRLLVAMTHEIVDGRTPAKTISKRFEFVEIRRDGQAESAGPAPYLDYRAPTADEEPHLKRLLTESWLTSGVEELAINWAITHGVNDHLREAEERVKTMVARTRVHVRQRLTQEINYWDTRYAELLDQQAAGKTLKIKPETAHRRARDLERRLEKRLAELDLDEALRPLPPVVVGGALVVPQGLLDRLLGRRSGPVVTYAKDTAEVNRRAVAAVMAAERRLGRMPTEMPHNNKGYDIRSLTPDGHYVFIEVKGRMAGAEDFVVTRNEVLYGQNAERYRLALVSVHPEGPEFDEVRYVLDPFRGFEFGSFAADAVRGNWQEMWSKGVAPL; from the coding sequence ATGGGCAGCGCGGATGACTCGCTTCCGCACTCTAATTCCGAGCCAACGCTGAATGGACGACATGGCGACCAAGAGCCCAGGAGGGTCAAGCTCGAGGCGCTGACGCCAGGGACGCGGGTCAGCGGCGTCGTCGTCAACCAGCCAGTCACCGTGGTAGACGTCGTGTGGCATGGATCCAACGCCATCACGTTGACCTACCGGGATCCTTCTGGGCAGACGCATCAGCGACTGCTGTACCGCGATCACGAGTCCATCCTGTCGTTGGAGGAGGCCTCTCGACCCTACGCGTTCGACGGCGACCCGGCGTTGTTCAGGCTGGCGGCGGAGGCGCTCCGCATCAGGATGGCTGCCCAGTTCGATCCGATGTTGGCGGTGACGACGAGTGACCTGGAGCCCTTGCCGCACCAGATCAAGGCCGTGTACGGCGAGCTGCTGCCACGCACTCCGCTCCGGTTCCTGCTCGCTGACGACCCGGGCGCCGGCAAGACGATCATGGCCGGCCTCTACATCAAAGAGTTGATGCTCCGCGGCGATCTGGCCCGGTGTCTCATCGTGGCTCCAGGCAGCCTGGTCGAGCAGTGGCAGGAGGAGCTGCTAGACCGGTTCGAGTTGCGTTTCGAGCTGCTGACCCGATCGATGGTCGAGGCGAGCCTGGACGAGTCGGTCTTCGACAAGGTGCCGCTCCTCATCGCCCGGATGGACCAGCTGTCCCGTGCCGAGGACTTGAAGCAGCAGCTGGAGCGTTCGGATTGGGACCTGGTGGTGGTCGATGAGGCGCACCGCATGTCCGCGCACTACTTCGGCACGGAGCTGAAGACCACCAAGCGGTATGAGTTGGGTCGCCTGCTCGGCCGGGTGACGCGGCACTTCCTGCTGATGACCGCCACCCCGCACACCGGGAAGCAAGAGGACTTCCAGCTGTTCATGGCACTGCTCGACGCGGATCGATTCGAGGGCCGATACCGCGACGGAGTGCACTCGGTCGATACCGACGGACTGATGCGGCGCATGGTCAAGGAAGAGCTGGTGACGTTCGAGGGAAAGCCGCTGTTCCCCGAGCGGATCGCGGAGACCCTGCGCTACCAGCTCTCGCCGTTCGAGCGTGAGTTGTACGAGGCGGTCACCCAGTACGTCCGTGAGGAGATGAACCGCGCTGACCAGCTCAAGGCCGAAGGTGAGGGTCGGCGCGGCAACACAGTCGGCTTCGCCTTGACCGTCCTCCAGCGTCGGCTGGCCTCGAGTCCCGAAGCGATCTTGCGTTCACTGGAACGCCGGCGCCGCAGGCTGGAGCAGCGCCGCCAGCAGCTGTACGCCGAACGTGGCGCGGGTGAGACCAACCTGGAACGCCGCCTCGCCCTGTTGCTCGGCCGCGTCAGTGACGGGACGGAGGTCGTACCCGATGAGGTCACTGAGGACATGCTCGAGGACCTCACTGGCGACGAACGTGAGGAGCTTGAAGAGAAGCTCGTCGACACCGCATCCGCGGCTCGCACACTTGCCGAGCTGGACGCTGAGATCAAGATTCTCGCCGGCTTGGAGGAGCTGGCTCAACGGGTCCGGTGGTCGGGCACGGACAAGAAGTGGACCGAGCTCCGCAGCCTGCTGCTCGACAACAGCTCGATGTATGACACGGACGGCTCGCGTCGCAAGATCATCATCTTCACCGAGCATCGCGACACCCTTAACTACCTCGTCGACCAAATTCAAGATTTGCTCGGTCGAGACGATGCTGTCATCGCCATCCACGGCGGTGTTCGGCGTGAGGCACGACGTGCTGCCCAGGAGCGATTCACCAACGACAAGGATGCGGTCGTTCTCGTGGCGACCGACGCGGCTGGTGAAGGCTTGAACTTGCAGCGTGCCCATCTGATGGTCAACTACGACCTGCCGTGGAACCCTAACCGTATCGATCAGCGGTTCGGCCGTATCCACCGAATCGGGCAGCGGGAGGTATGCCGGCTCTGGAACCTTGTGGCCGACGACACCCGTGAGGGCGCGGTCTTCCTTCGCTTGCTCGCCAAGGTGGAGGAGCAGCGGCGTGCCTACCAGGGGAAGGTGTTCGACGTTCTCGGACGTGCGTTCGAGGGACGGTCGCTGCGTGAGGTGCTGATCGAGGCGATCAGGTACGGAGATCAGCCTGAGGTGCGAGAGCGTCTCAACCAGGTCATCGACGCCGAGCCCCGCAGGGCGATGGAGAAGCTGATTTCCGAGCGGGCGCTACACCATGACGTCCTCGCTGAGGCCGACGTTCAAGAGCTGCGACTTCGTATGGAGGAAGCGCGTATCAGAAGACTTCAGCCGCACTACGTGCAGGCGTTCTTCAGCGAGGTGTTCCGGCTGCTGGGCGGAGTGATGTCAGCGCGCGAGGCCGGCCGGTACGAGATCAGCCACGTTCCTGGTGAGGTCAGGGATCGCGACCGGCAGATCGGCACAGGTCCACCGGTGTTGCGCAGCTATGCGCGCGTGTGTTTCGACCGGAAGTACATCCAGCCACCCGGAAAGAGCAAGGCCGCGCTCATCGCGCCAGGCCATCCGCTGCTCGACTCGGTCGTCGATGTGGTGATCGAGCGGTACGGCACTCTGCTCAAGCAGGGCGCGTTGCTCATCGACGGAACTGATCCGGGTGAAGAGCCGCGACTGCTGGTGGCGATGACGCACGAGATCGTCGATGGGCGTACCCCTGCCAAGACGATCTCGAAGCGCTTTGAGTTCGTGGAGATTCGCCGAGACGGGCAGGCGGAGTCCGCTGGACCGGCACCGTACCTCGACTACAGGGCGCCCACCGCCGATGAAGAGCCACACCTCAAGCGCCTGTTGACCGAATCCTGGCTCACGTCCGGTGTGGAAGAGTTGGCGATCAACTGGGCGATCACCCATGGAGTGAACGATCACCTCCGTGAGGCCGAGGAGCGGGTCAAGACGATGGTTGCCCGCACACGGGTCCACGTGCGGCAGCGGCTCACCCAGGAGATCAACTACTGGGACACACGGTACGCCGAGTTGCTCGACCAACAAGCCGCCGGCAAGACGTTGAAGATCAAGCCGGAGACCGCACATCGCCGTGCTCGCGACCTGGAGCGGCGCCTGGAGAAGCGGCTTGCCGAGCTCGACCTCGACGAGGCGCTGCGACCCTTGCCCCCCGTGGTCGTCGGTGGCGCGCTCGTGGTGCCGCAGGGTCTCCTGGATCGGCTCCTCGGCCGGCGTAGTGGGCCAGTCGTGACGTACGCCAAGGACACTGCGGAGGTGAACCGACGTGCTGTGGCGGCCGTGATGGCCGCCGAGAGGCGTCTAGGCCGGATGCCCACCGAGATGCCGCACAACAACAAGGGCTACGACATCCGGTCGCTGACGCCGGACGGTCACTACGTCTTTATCGAAGTGAAGGGCCGAATGGCAGGCGCCGAGGACTTCGTGGTGACTCGCAACGAGGTGCTGTATGGCCAGAACGCCGAGCGGTACCGGCTGGCACTGGTGAGCGTCCACCCGGAGGGGCCCGAGTTTGATGAGGTGCGGTACGTGCTCGATCCGTTCCGCGGATTCGAGTTCGGTAGCTTCGCCGCGGACGCGGTACGCGGCAACTGGCAGGAGATGTGGAGCAAGGGAGTAGCACCGCTGTGA
- a CDS encoding AAA family ATPase, whose translation MEHDEPGEHIAKRPDGRPRVFVVTGIMASGKSTVAQALAERFTRSVHVRGDVFRRMIVSGSAPITPAGGEAMDAELRLRYRLSAMVTEEYARAGYTVVVQDVILGPDLATYVGMIGHRPLSVVVLAPRPEVVARRADSSAGRGSRHGEVEKAERADAPLRPPVGRARQPVCLEPDHGARANRRVELTSVSRR comes from the coding sequence GTGGAGCACGACGAGCCAGGAGAACACATCGCCAAGCGCCCCGACGGGAGGCCTCGCGTCTTCGTCGTCACCGGGATCATGGCGTCGGGCAAGTCGACGGTCGCCCAGGCGCTCGCCGAGCGGTTCACTCGCTCGGTCCACGTGCGTGGCGACGTCTTCCGCCGCATGATCGTCTCGGGCTCGGCGCCGATCACGCCGGCTGGCGGCGAGGCGATGGACGCCGAGCTGCGCCTGCGGTATCGGCTGTCAGCCATGGTCACCGAGGAGTACGCCCGGGCCGGCTATACCGTCGTCGTCCAGGACGTCATCCTCGGCCCGGACCTCGCGACGTACGTCGGCATGATCGGGCACCGGCCGCTGTCCGTCGTCGTGCTGGCGCCCCGGCCGGAGGTCGTGGCACGACGCGCCGACTCATCAGCTGGGCGAGGATCGCGGCACGGCGAGGTCGAGAAAGCCGAACGGGCGGACGCGCCCTTGCGCCCGCCCGTCGGGAGAGCCCGCCAACCCGTGTGCCTCGAACCCGATCACGGTGCTCGTGCCAACCGCAGGGTCGAGTTGACGAGCGTCAGTCGACGTTGA